The proteins below are encoded in one region of Helianthus annuus cultivar XRQ/B chromosome 2, HanXRQr2.0-SUNRISE, whole genome shotgun sequence:
- the LOC110913835 gene encoding F-box protein GID2: MIKRSIPHDLEEVHNMMKMKKKIKISDHDPTSLPSKRTANSVAAVLMDENLLFEVLKHVDARTLGAAACVNTRWHQTAQDERLWELICTRHWANIGCGSDQLRIVVLALGGFRCLHSHYLLPLSKPSALVASSSSSSTVAAATSSSVWPCLPLPPRTVTPTKPAAAAKTRWGKDEIQLSLSLLSIRYFEKLGYNNRNK; encoded by the coding sequence ATGATCAAGAGATCCATACCACATGATCTTGAAGAGGTGCATaacatgatgaagatgaagaaaaagatCAAGATATCGGATCATGATCCGACATCTTTGCCGTCCAAGAGAACCGCTAACAGTGTAGCAGCGGTTCTGATGGACGAAAACTTGTTATTCGAGGTTTTAAAGCATGTGGATGCCCGGACGTTGGGTGCCGCCGCGTGCGTCAACACGCGGTGGCACCAAACCGCTCAGGACGAGCGGTTATGGGAGCTGATCTGCACCCGACACTGGGCTAACATCGGGTGCGGCAGCGATCAGCTCCGTATCGTTGTTCTAGCGCTTGGAGGCTTCCGATGTCTCCACTCGCATTACTTGTTGCCGTTATCTAAACCTTCCGCTTTGGTTGcatcctcttcctcttcttctacTGTCGCCGCGGCCACCTCCTCATCGGTGTGGCCGTGTCTGCCGCTACCGCCGCGCACGGTTACACCGACGAAACCTGCCGCGGCGGCGAAAACTCGTTGGGGAAAAGATGAGATCCAGCTCTCTCTATCTCTTCTCTCGATTCGTTACTTTGAAAAGTTGGGTTACAATAACCGTAACAAATGA